The Periplaneta americana isolate PAMFEO1 chromosome 1, P.americana_PAMFEO1_priV1, whole genome shotgun sequence DNA segment aacaattcagttccttacaGACATCGAGTGAACCATATACAAGAAAAGTTATCTCATCGAGCAATAAAACCGCATATCCATACGATGACTTCCTCGAACGCAGTGAAAGTACAGAAGATACAAAAAGCAGATTAAGAGAAGTTGAGATTGCTCATCAACCATTAGATCCACAAGATGAATCAACGGTTCAATACGAAAACCGCAATACAACGCACTTCCAGAATACTGATAAGCAAAGTTTTGAGGACACTACTGATTCACTAGAATTACCAACGATAGAAAATACACGGAAGCCAGATGAGGATTCCTACGACACAGAAGAAGCGGAGGAAGACTCGGAAAGCTACGAAGAGTCAGTCAATGACAACATTCAGGACAGCGACGTGTATTCAACTGCATACAAACAAGGTGAATCCATAAACCAGTCTGAGATCGAACCCATTCAGGCTTCTGCTTCTCCTAGAGTTCCTACAAAATTGACACCTCCAGTAGGGAAAATGAGCAGGGAGAAGAACCCCTACAGTTACTTCTATGTGGGACGCAAGTTGTGGTACGTTCCACTTTTCTTCAGCGTTTACTTCATGCTCTATGTCTTAGCTTTAGTTCTCAGATCTATAGCTAGACATAAGATCCTCTTTCCTGTCATTCACTGGAATCCACATCGCAAAAGAGACTTGAACTTCATCATGAACACACCACAAGTAGAGGAAATCACGTATCAGGTCACAAAGAGTCTGGAAACTTCAACATATCGATATCTGTAAACATTTTTGAACTGTGAAATGTGTGAATAAACGATATTTTCGCTTATTTGAAATTATGTTGGATCTTCCAATTAGAACTCCTGTATGAGGCACGCTAGGTTCTTAGACTTTGTTTTCAGAGGTTATTCAGCAGAATTTACTTCCTCTAATGATATTCtgaggtcccgcgccgtggcgtcgtagtctaagacatcctgcctgggactcgcgttacggaatgcgcgctggttcgagtcctcatgggggaagaaattttctcatgaaatttcggccagtgtatgggaccggtgcccacccagcttcgtgatgcacttggggagctacgataggtagcgaaatccggttacgcaaaccagctataacggctggggggctcatcgtgctaaccacacgatacctctattctggttggatgatcgttcacctctgcttcggcatgtggccgtgaggccagcagccggctggtcggtcttggcccttcgtgggctatagcgccacggattattattattattattattattattattattattattattattattataaatgacatTGTGA contains these protein-coding regions:
- the LOC138704786 gene encoding uncharacterized protein isoform X1; translation: MTLQVLSHFILLWHLGLQATATPTVNAFSLMAPTYAKVSHTGSFASSTDDRGKSYVTDIAGEQTYGNRPHMDPTTETSDMYNIYYPLMEAQVVTENDTVTVSDAQIEMPDSLPVSSEAQVEDSGSNYDSLYNRQGFKPLMSFFRQFYGRPLDESQRRHQYSGDSKQFSSLQTSSEPYTRKVISSSNKTAYPYDDFLERSESTEDTKSRLREVEIAHQPLDPQDESTVQYENRNTTHFQNTDKQSFEDTTDSLELPTIENTRKPDEDSYDTEEAEEDSESYEESVNDNIQDSDVYSTAYKQGESINQSEIEPIQASASPRVPTKLTPPVGKMSREKNPYSYFYVGRKLWYVPLFFSVYFMLYVLALVLRSIARHKILFPVIHWNPHRKRDLNFIMNTPQVEEITYQVTKSLETSTYRYL
- the LOC138704786 gene encoding uncharacterized protein isoform X2, which encodes MTLQVLSHFILLWHLGLQATATPTVNAFSLMAPTYAKVSHTGSFASSTDDRGKSYVTDIAGEQTYGNRPHMDPTTETSDMYNIYYPLMEAQVVTENDTVTDAQIEMPDSLPVSSEAQVEDSGSNYDSLYNRQGFKPLMSFFRQFYGRPLDESQRRHQYSGDSKQFSSLQTSSEPYTRKVISSSNKTAYPYDDFLERSESTEDTKSRLREVEIAHQPLDPQDESTVQYENRNTTHFQNTDKQSFEDTTDSLELPTIENTRKPDEDSYDTEEAEEDSESYEESVNDNIQDSDVYSTAYKQGESINQSEIEPIQASASPRVPTKLTPPVGKMSREKNPYSYFYVGRKLWYVPLFFSVYFMLYVLALVLRSIARHKILFPVIHWNPHRKRDLNFIMNTPQVEEITYQVTKSLETSTYRYL